Within the Cupriavidus necator N-1 genome, the region GCTGCTGGATGATTTCTTGGGTGAGATTCATGGCGATGTAGTTGGGGGGCTTTGGGAATCCGTTCAGATGAAACGCACACCGGCCGAGCCGATGCCGCCCAGGCTAATGCGAAGCTGGTCGCCGGCCTTGACCGGCACCATCGCGGCCAGCGAGCCGGACAGGATCACCTCGCCCTTCTTCAGGCCCATGCCGAGGCGGCCCAGCGTATTAGCCAGCCACGCTACAGCGTTAACCGGATGGCCGAGCGCGGCGGCACCAGCGCCGGTGGCGACGATCTCTCCGTTCTTCTCCAGTGTCATTCCGACCGTGCTGAGATCGAGCCCACGCGGATCCACGGCGGCGTCGCCAAGCACGAATACCCCGGATGATGCGTTGTCAGCCACCGTGTCCTGGATGCGGATTTTCCAGTCGCGGATGCGCGAGTCGACGATCTCGAAGCACGGCAGCACGTAGGCGGTGGCGCGCAGCACATCGGCATTGGTGACGCCCGGGCCTTGCAGGTCTTCCTTGAGCACGAAGGCAATCTCGCCCTCCGCCTTCGGCGCGATAAGCGTGTCGGCGGCAATGGCGGCGCCATCGCCGTAGACCATGCCGGACAGCAGGTGCCCGAAATCCGGCTGGCGCACATTGAGCATGTCCATTACCACGCGGCTGGTCACGCCGATCTTCTTGCCGATGACTCGCTCGCCGGCGTCCAGCCGATGCTGCACCATGGCGAGCTGGATGCCGTAGGCGTCGTCAATGGACAGATCCGGATAGCTGTCGGTCAGGGGTGCAATGGCCTCGCGCGCAGACAGCGCGTGGTGAAGGCCAGCAGCGATATCGAGAATTTGTTCTGGTTTCATGGCCTTGCTCACAGTTTCACGCACACATTGCGCAGCTCGGTATAGAACTCCAGCGAATGCACCCCGCCCTCGCGGCCGATGCCGGATTGCTTGGCGCCGCCGAATGCGGTGCGCAGGTCGCGCAGGAACCACGCGTTGATCCAGCAGATGCCCACCTCCAGAGCGCTGCCCATGCGGTGTGCCGTGCCGAGATTGGACGTCCACACCGTTGCGGCGAGGCCGTAGGGCGTGTCGTTGGCGAGCCGGATGGCTTCTTCCTCGGTATCAAACGGCGCGATATGGCAGCAGGGGCCGAAGATCTCCTCCCGGATCACGGCTGAATCCTCGGGAAGGCCTGTCCAGATGGTCGGCTGCACCCAAGCGCCGTTGGCTAGCGCATCGGGCATCTCGGGCACCCCACCGCCGGTGACCACGGTGGCGCCCGCGTCAGCCGCCTTCCTGTAGTACGACAGCACCTTGGCCTGATGCTCCAGCGAAACCAGCGGGCCCATGTTCACGCCGTCGCCGTATGGGGAGCCCAGCCGGAAGCCTTCGGCCTTTGCCTTGAGCGCCGCAACAAAGCGCTCGAAGATCGGCCGCTGCACGTAGACGCGCTCGGTGCCCAGGCAGACCTGGCCACTGTTCTCGAAAGCCGAGCGCGCAATGCCAGCGACGGCCTTGTCAAAATCTGCGTCCGCGAACACGATGCCGGCGTTCTTGCCGCCCAGCTCCAGCGACACCGGACGCACGCCATTAGCAGCGGCCTTCATGATGGCCTCGCCAGTACGGGTTTCGCCGGTGAAGGTGATGCCGCTCACATCCGGGTGCGCGGTCAGGAAGGCACCGGCGGAATCCGGGCCAAAACCGTGGACCACGTTGTAAACGCCGGGCGGCACGCCAGCCTCGTTCATCACTTCGCCGAGCAAGGTGGCAGTAGCCGGTGTTTCCTCGGACGGCTTGACCACTACCGTATTGCCGCAGGCCAGCGCCGGGCCAACCTTCC harbors:
- the dmpE gene encoding 2-oxopent-4-enoate hydratase, which translates into the protein MKPEQILDIAAGLHHALSAREAIAPLTDSYPDLSIDDAYGIQLAMVQHRLDAGERVIGKKIGVTSRVVMDMLNVRQPDFGHLLSGMVYGDGAAIAADTLIAPKAEGEIAFVLKEDLQGPGVTNADVLRATAYVLPCFEIVDSRIRDWKIRIQDTVADNASSGVFVLGDAAVDPRGLDLSTVGMTLEKNGEIVATGAGAAALGHPVNAVAWLANTLGRLGMGLKKGEVILSGSLAAMVPVKAGDQLRISLGGIGSAGVRFI
- a CDS encoding 2-hydroxymuconic semialdehyde dehydrogenase; the protein is MKQFRNFINGEWVGTERTFENRNPVDNSLIGHVHEAGQSEVDAAVAAARRALQGEWGRMTVARRVELLHAVADGINRRFDEFLQAEIADTGKPLSLASHVDIPRGAANFTVFADLIKNVPAESFAMATPDGGEAINYAVRSPRGVIGVVCPWNLPLLLMTWKVGPALACGNTVVVKPSEETPATATLLGEVMNEAGVPPGVYNVVHGFGPDSAGAFLTAHPDVSGITFTGETRTGEAIMKAAANGVRPVSLELGGKNAGIVFADADFDKAVAGIARSAFENSGQVCLGTERVYVQRPIFERFVAALKAKAEGFRLGSPYGDGVNMGPLVSLEHQAKVLSYYRKAADAGATVVTGGGVPEMPDALANGAWVQPTIWTGLPEDSAVIREEIFGPCCHIAPFDTEEEAIRLANDTPYGLAATVWTSNLGTAHRMGSALEVGICWINAWFLRDLRTAFGGAKQSGIGREGGVHSLEFYTELRNVCVKL